The following are from one region of the Rhodopirellula sp. P2 genome:
- a CDS encoding ParA family protein has translation MRSIAVINQKGGVGKTTSSVNLAAALARSGRRVCVMDLDPQAHASLHLGITAIDGSVPSMYEVLCSDVSLSEARQQVGENLFVVPSNLDLAAAEMELAGEVGREMILSDKLADDEEDFDYLVLDCPPSLGVLTLNALVAVEEVFLPLQPHFLALHGLSKLLRTIEVVSRRMNNKLRLSGVVLCMYDANTRLAAEVSTDIDEFFAASKDGREFFSGAKFFDTRIRRNIRLAEAPSFGQSIFDYSSDSNGAIDYQSLAEEVLAQEASNAGKHSNAQRRSAVTQNARMAA, from the coding sequence ATGCGATCAATCGCTGTCATCAATCAAAAAGGTGGTGTGGGCAAAACGACCAGCAGCGTCAATTTGGCTGCCGCGCTCGCTCGATCCGGTCGTCGCGTCTGTGTGATGGATTTGGATCCACAAGCGCACGCGTCGTTGCACCTTGGAATCACTGCCATCGATGGCAGTGTGCCTTCGATGTACGAAGTTTTGTGCAGCGATGTTTCGCTTTCCGAAGCACGCCAGCAAGTCGGTGAAAACCTGTTTGTGGTTCCGTCCAACCTGGACTTGGCTGCCGCTGAAATGGAGTTGGCCGGTGAAGTCGGTCGCGAGATGATTTTGAGCGACAAGCTGGCCGACGATGAGGAAGACTTTGACTACTTGGTCTTGGACTGCCCACCCAGTTTGGGTGTTCTGACGCTCAACGCCTTGGTCGCGGTCGAGGAAGTCTTCCTGCCACTGCAACCACATTTCTTGGCGTTGCACGGTTTGTCCAAACTGCTGCGAACCATCGAAGTCGTTTCGCGACGCATGAACAACAAACTGCGGCTCAGCGGAGTGGTGTTGTGCATGTACGACGCCAACACCAGATTGGCCGCCGAAGTCAGCACTGACATCGATGAATTCTTCGCTGCTTCCAAGGACGGACGCGAGTTCTTCTCGGGTGCGAAGTTCTTTGACACCCGGATCCGCCGCAACATTCGATTGGCAGAAGCTCCCAGCTTTGGGCAATCGATCTTCGATTACTCCAGCGACAGCAACGGAGCGATCGACTACCAATCGCTCGCCGAAGAAGTGCTGGCTCAAGAAGCATCCAACGCTGGCAAACACTCGAACGCTCAGCGTCGAAGTGCAGTGACACAAAACGCTCGAATGGCAGCCTGA
- a CDS encoding DUF6702 family protein, giving the protein MIALVTCSWLLLGGMLLHPTQETLCELQWNPETERIEIAFRLTLGDEERLLKEAESTLTKLRARHSASDPKSEVDSQSAAEGKAALQRKPQQLAFGRHMTFANDDACLPAATVANAAKYRWVGRREEGIHVWWFAEYMVGSDDASEIKPPSHVRCDLFVDRAQNTVHPSGHGPHDAFQNTFVILGHPVPVSAVITPRDPVAELKWPD; this is encoded by the coding sequence ATGATCGCCCTGGTCACCTGCAGTTGGCTCCTTCTGGGCGGGATGCTTTTGCATCCCACTCAAGAAACCCTGTGTGAACTTCAATGGAACCCGGAGACCGAGCGAATTGAAATTGCGTTTCGCTTGACCCTCGGGGACGAAGAACGTTTGCTAAAAGAAGCGGAGTCGACGCTCACCAAATTGCGAGCCCGACACTCAGCTTCCGATCCCAAATCCGAGGTGGATTCTCAATCCGCCGCGGAGGGCAAGGCGGCGCTTCAGCGGAAGCCTCAACAACTGGCGTTTGGCCGTCACATGACATTCGCCAATGACGACGCCTGCCTGCCGGCAGCCACCGTCGCCAACGCCGCGAAATATCGCTGGGTGGGACGCCGAGAAGAAGGCATCCACGTGTGGTGGTTTGCCGAGTACATGGTTGGGTCCGACGACGCCTCCGAAATCAAACCGCCCAGCCACGTGCGTTGTGATTTGTTCGTCGACAGGGCCCAGAACACCGTCCATCCCAGTGGACATGGGCCGCACGATGCGTTTCAAAACACATTCGTGATTCTGGGTCACCCCGTTCCGGTCTCCGCGGTGATCACACCGCGGGACCCGGTCGCAGAACTGAAATGGCCGGACTGA